One window of Phycisphaeraceae bacterium genomic DNA carries:
- a CDS encoding efflux transporter outer membrane subunit — MNKTDLNPRVLIAIAALCAIGACHPVGPDYKRPETASPEVFRGQAQPQEKSLAETNWWDIYEDPVLQELIREGLTNNFDTRIAVARVEQARELAAQARSLYYPTVNYQAALAGGRNDFVGTPVLNNGVQGGTGFGIIGAAWELDVWGRIRRLNEQALAEYLATEEAKNAVIITVLAEIATAYFQLLELDLEREIAIRTEQSFAESLKLFTQRLKGGAGSRLETSRAEASLASVAARVPDLERLITLKENEISVLLGRTPGPIKRGARLTEQTTPPEVPAGIPSQLLERRPDLREAEQRLRAANAAVGVAQADFFPRIGLTTYFGKVSSSLGDLLDPVSTAWSAGGNLLGPLFTGGQLEAQLAQRKAEWDAARLGYQKTAIVALREVSDGLTDREKLAYVRTEQERSVRAFSESVEVAMKRYSAGKASYFEVLEAQQQLFPAENTLAQVRFSQLAAIVRLYKALGGGWNPNTEAEPLPPVEIFSSRQSGTNAN, encoded by the coding sequence ATGAATAAGACGGATCTCAATCCCCGAGTTCTGATCGCGATCGCTGCTCTTTGCGCGATTGGCGCGTGCCACCCGGTCGGGCCCGATTACAAGCGGCCCGAGACGGCTTCGCCCGAAGTTTTCCGAGGGCAGGCGCAGCCTCAGGAGAAGTCGCTCGCCGAGACAAACTGGTGGGATATCTATGAAGACCCGGTGCTTCAGGAACTGATCCGCGAGGGACTCACGAACAACTTCGACACGCGCATTGCCGTCGCCCGGGTCGAGCAGGCGCGCGAACTCGCGGCGCAAGCCCGATCGCTCTACTACCCCACTGTGAATTATCAGGCGGCGCTCGCGGGCGGCCGCAACGATTTCGTCGGCACGCCGGTTTTGAACAACGGAGTGCAAGGGGGCACGGGCTTTGGCATCATCGGCGCGGCGTGGGAACTCGACGTGTGGGGTCGGATTCGGAGGCTCAACGAGCAGGCGCTCGCCGAGTATCTTGCAACCGAGGAGGCCAAGAACGCCGTGATAATCACGGTGCTCGCGGAAATCGCGACGGCGTACTTTCAGCTGCTCGAACTCGATCTCGAGCGCGAGATCGCGATCCGGACCGAGCAATCGTTCGCCGAGAGCCTGAAGCTGTTCACCCAGCGTTTGAAGGGCGGGGCCGGTTCGCGGCTCGAAACCTCTCGCGCGGAAGCATCTTTAGCGTCGGTTGCCGCACGCGTCCCCGATCTCGAGCGGCTGATCACGCTCAAGGAAAACGAGATCAGCGTGCTCCTTGGAAGAACGCCGGGACCGATCAAACGCGGCGCGAGGCTGACCGAGCAGACAACGCCGCCGGAGGTTCCGGCGGGCATTCCATCACAGCTGCTCGAGCGCCGGCCCGATTTGCGCGAGGCGGAGCAGAGGCTGCGTGCCGCCAATGCCGCGGTCGGCGTCGCGCAGGCGGACTTCTTCCCGCGGATCGGTCTGACCACGTATTTCGGCAAGGTCAGCAGTTCGCTGGGGGATCTGCTCGATCCGGTCTCGACCGCGTGGTCCGCGGGCGGCAATCTGCTGGGTCCGCTCTTCACTGGCGGGCAGCTGGAAGCGCAGCTCGCGCAGCGCAAGGCGGAATGGGACGCAGCGCGGCTTGGCTATCAGAAGACGGCGATCGTCGCGCTCCGCGAAGTTTCGGATGGCCTGACTGATCGAGAGAAGCTCGCGTACGTGCGTACCGAACAGGAGCGGAGCGTCCGGGCGTTTTCCGAATCGGTGGAAGTCGCGATGAAGCGCTACTCGGCGGGCAAGGCTTCGTACTTCGAAGTGCTCGAGGCGCAGCAGCAGTTGTTCCCGGCGGAGAACACGCTGGCGCAGGTGCGATTCAGCCAGCTCGCGGCGATTGTGCGGCTGTACAAGGCGCTGGGCGGCGGGTGGAATCCGAATACAGAGGCGGAGCCGCTGCCGCCGGTGGAGATTTTCTCTTCGCGGCAGAGCGGAACCAACGCCAATTGA
- the metF gene encoding methylenetetrahydrofolate reductase [NAD(P)H]: MWANSIKPGPADIRDLFAQKRATFSFEFFPPKTPEGAEELYKHITDLEQLRPSFVSVTYGAGGSTRDLTHNLVVRIKTQTPLDPMPHLTCVGHDEKQIDEILQKYAEAGINKILALRGDPPKTKDSVNGQDPYKHFKQACDLVRAIKKFNDSGRHPNRRGFAIAVAGFPEGHPDTPNRVIEIERMKAKCDEGADFIVTQLFFDNHDFFDYRDRCGLAGIDLPIIAGIMPITSLPGMRKMAELALGARYPAPLLRALNRTGGDEAAVRRVGVHWATEQCRDLLDHRVAGLHFYTLNRSTATKEIYATLGVQNSLDLA, from the coding sequence ATGTGGGCGAATTCCATCAAGCCCGGCCCCGCCGATATCCGCGATCTCTTCGCGCAAAAGCGCGCCACCTTCAGCTTCGAGTTCTTTCCGCCCAAAACGCCCGAAGGCGCCGAAGAGCTTTACAAACACATCACCGATCTCGAGCAGCTGCGCCCTTCCTTCGTCAGCGTGACCTACGGCGCGGGCGGCTCGACGCGCGATCTGACCCACAACCTCGTCGTGCGGATCAAAACCCAGACTCCGCTCGACCCGATGCCTCACCTCACCTGCGTCGGGCACGACGAAAAGCAAATCGATGAGATCCTTCAGAAATACGCCGAGGCGGGCATCAACAAGATCCTCGCGCTCCGCGGCGATCCGCCGAAGACCAAGGACTCCGTCAACGGCCAGGACCCCTACAAGCACTTCAAGCAAGCTTGCGACCTCGTCCGCGCCATCAAAAAATTCAACGACTCGGGGCGCCATCCGAACAGGCGCGGCTTCGCCATCGCCGTCGCCGGATTCCCCGAAGGCCATCCCGACACGCCCAACCGCGTGATCGAGATCGAGCGCATGAAAGCCAAGTGCGATGAGGGGGCCGATTTCATCGTCACCCAGCTCTTCTTCGACAACCACGACTTCTTCGACTATCGCGACCGTTGCGGGCTCGCCGGGATCGATCTTCCCATCATCGCCGGCATCATGCCGATCACGTCCCTCCCCGGCATGCGCAAAATGGCCGAACTCGCACTCGGCGCGCGCTATCCGGCGCCTCTGCTCCGGGCGCTCAACCGAACCGGCGGAGATGAAGCCGCGGTCCGCCGCGTCGGCGTGCACTGGGCGACCGAGCAATGCCGCGACTTGCTCGACCACCGCGTCGCGGGCCTTCATTTTTACACGCTCAATCGCTCGACCGCAACGAAAGAGATCTACGCCACGCTGGGCGTTCAGAACAGCCTCGATCTCGCCTGA
- a CDS encoding metalloregulator ArsR/SmtB family transcription factor, which yields MKERISDIPVATRLAVLADRTRLRLLRVLEGNELSVGELAQVFQSPQSTVSRHLKVLADAGWVVRRSEGTATFYRMVLDDLHTPARALWLTIRDLAAGTDRAEHAEDARRVAAVLDERRTDSQAFFGRVAGEWDAVRQDLFGSRFTLHALLELLSASWVVADLGCGTGNIAELLAPIVKRVIAVDQSGPMLEAAKQRLKGVKNVEFVESELSSLPLADGSVDIAAFGLVLHHVAKPELPLKEAARILRTTEAGVPGRVLVLDMVRHDRSEYRHLMGHQHLGFSREDIESRFALAGLQPMSFRELPVDPDARGPGLFVATARAGVRGRKSN from the coding sequence ATGAAAGAACGGATTTCGGACATTCCCGTCGCGACGAGACTTGCGGTACTGGCCGACAGGACGCGGCTTCGGCTGCTGCGCGTCCTGGAAGGGAACGAATTGTCCGTCGGCGAGCTCGCACAGGTTTTCCAGAGCCCCCAATCGACCGTGAGCCGGCATTTGAAGGTTCTGGCCGACGCCGGCTGGGTCGTGAGGCGGAGCGAGGGGACGGCGACGTTCTACCGCATGGTGCTCGACGATCTTCACACGCCCGCGCGGGCTCTTTGGTTGACGATCCGTGATCTCGCCGCGGGAACCGATCGGGCCGAGCACGCGGAAGATGCTCGCCGTGTCGCGGCAGTTCTCGATGAGCGCCGAACGGACAGTCAGGCTTTTTTCGGTCGAGTCGCGGGCGAGTGGGACGCCGTGCGGCAGGATCTCTTCGGTTCACGGTTCACTCTGCATGCTCTGCTCGAATTGCTTTCGGCTTCGTGGGTGGTTGCGGATCTCGGCTGTGGCACCGGCAACATCGCGGAGCTTCTCGCACCGATTGTGAAGCGCGTGATCGCGGTCGATCAATCCGGGCCGATGCTCGAAGCGGCGAAGCAGCGACTCAAGGGCGTGAAAAACGTCGAGTTTGTGGAAAGCGAACTCTCGAGTTTGCCGCTGGCGGATGGCAGCGTGGACATCGCGGCCTTCGGCCTGGTGCTTCATCACGTCGCCAAACCCGAGCTGCCGCTCAAGGAAGCCGCCAGAATTCTGCGGACAACTGAGGCAGGGGTTCCCGGACGTGTGCTCGTTTTGGACATGGTCCGGCACGATCGAAGCGAATATCGGCACTTGATGGGGCATCAGCACCTCGGGTTCTCGAGGGAGGACATCGAATCTCGCTTTGCACTCGCCGGCCTCCAGCCGATGAGTTTCCGCGAGCTTCCGGTCGATCCGGATGCGCGCGGCCCGGGGCTGTTTGTGGCCACGGCGCGGGCGGGCGTGCGGGGAAGGAAATCAAACTGA
- a CDS encoding serine/threonine protein kinase, giving the protein MLKLVSVKQDLSDTNASGVARLLAASSYLSDGELADVIVENCGSIDSLDLGLFLRAIPDLESRPVALDAAIEVTLQSMRRSGAEADEAAATLSRHYPMLATAIRTAHALGQAMSSTTSLAMASSERQSFTLPFDVGPILASGRPRYQLHQLLGIGSEGAVYLGQDRSLSEPGSPAWVAIKHVGPGAASEEAVRARKVLHANVVRALDRVPGPDGSWMLVFEFVRGGSLEKTWGGKTLPDRERAAAELCVQIARGVQAAHSAGLIHRDLKPGNVLLADDGTPKVSDFGISHNQANREISDRSGSLGFMSPEQFRGIQATVQDDVYGLGGLLYWMLTGNGPNGTTKQAATQRLVGGVNNSDLAQSLSPFDSDLAAICLRALSIEPEERYSSADRMAMDLELWLAKQPLQWTRPTLARRYRLSVRRAPIAWGAAGIGVIAVIAIVLIAGYRVGNAEVARERATIEMLSQRNSEQQQRLQTANLMTALMSKYLRNVSDDDMGANWVHILTFIESMMGSRSSADPTDTEQLWLSRVRVAKNAIAESRAKGHGDDLEPLMLESSLCLWLLRTKNGEEALEHLDAIEPRWRKMLQPDDEWFIFMDVFRRCAEMLVVDSNMPDASERRVALYAAAVDRSKTLGQTGRPVRMLLEKLKPIAYPDSAVTVP; this is encoded by the coding sequence ATGTTGAAACTTGTTTCCGTCAAGCAGGATTTGTCCGATACCAACGCTTCCGGGGTCGCTCGGTTGCTCGCCGCGTCCTCGTATCTCTCCGACGGCGAACTCGCCGATGTCATCGTGGAGAATTGCGGCTCGATCGATTCGCTCGATCTCGGCCTGTTCCTGAGAGCGATTCCGGATCTCGAATCGCGGCCGGTCGCGCTCGACGCCGCAATCGAGGTGACGCTCCAGTCGATGCGACGCTCCGGCGCGGAAGCGGACGAAGCCGCCGCGACTCTTTCCCGTCACTATCCGATGCTCGCGACCGCGATCCGGACCGCGCACGCGCTCGGGCAGGCCATGAGCAGCACCACGTCACTGGCGATGGCGAGTTCCGAGCGTCAGTCCTTCACGCTTCCGTTTGATGTCGGCCCCATTCTGGCTTCGGGTAGGCCGCGGTATCAGTTGCACCAGTTGCTGGGAATCGGTAGCGAAGGGGCAGTCTATCTCGGCCAGGACCGATCTCTGTCCGAACCGGGAAGTCCGGCGTGGGTCGCGATCAAGCACGTCGGCCCCGGCGCAGCATCGGAGGAGGCGGTTCGAGCCCGAAAGGTGCTGCACGCCAATGTCGTACGGGCGCTCGACCGCGTGCCCGGTCCGGATGGTTCGTGGATGCTCGTGTTCGAATTTGTCCGAGGGGGTTCGCTCGAAAAGACGTGGGGAGGAAAGACTCTGCCCGATCGCGAGCGTGCTGCGGCAGAGTTGTGCGTTCAGATCGCAAGGGGTGTGCAGGCGGCGCATTCGGCCGGTTTGATTCATCGCGACCTGAAGCCGGGAAACGTGCTTCTTGCGGACGACGGTACTCCCAAAGTGTCCGATTTTGGAATCAGCCACAATCAGGCGAACAGGGAGATTTCGGATCGCTCCGGTTCATTGGGCTTCATGTCGCCGGAGCAATTCCGTGGTATTCAAGCGACCGTTCAAGACGACGTCTACGGACTCGGCGGTCTGTTGTATTGGATGCTGACGGGCAACGGGCCCAACGGGACCACAAAGCAGGCGGCAACCCAACGGCTTGTCGGTGGGGTGAACAACTCCGACCTCGCGCAAAGCCTTTCTCCCTTCGACTCGGATCTCGCCGCAATCTGCCTCCGAGCGCTGTCGATCGAACCGGAAGAGCGATACTCCTCGGCGGATCGCATGGCGATGGATCTCGAGCTGTGGCTCGCCAAACAGCCATTGCAGTGGACCAGGCCGACGCTCGCCCGCCGGTACCGGCTCTCGGTTCGCCGTGCGCCGATTGCGTGGGGAGCCGCCGGGATCGGCGTGATCGCCGTGATCGCGATCGTGTTGATCGCTGGCTACCGTGTCGGCAATGCCGAAGTCGCGCGGGAGCGAGCGACGATCGAGATGCTGAGCCAGCGGAACAGCGAACAGCAGCAGCGGCTTCAGACCGCGAACCTCATGACTGCGCTCATGTCGAAGTATCTCCGAAATGTCAGCGACGATGATATGGGGGCGAATTGGGTACACATTCTGACTTTCATCGAATCGATGATGGGATCGCGGTCGAGCGCCGATCCAACCGACACAGAACAACTCTGGTTGAGCCGAGTGAGAGTCGCCAAGAACGCGATCGCCGAATCCAGAGCCAAAGGGCACGGAGATGACCTTGAGCCTTTGATGCTCGAATCTTCCTTGTGCTTGTGGCTGCTCCGGACAAAGAACGGCGAGGAAGCACTCGAGCATCTGGATGCAATCGAACCTCGTTGGCGAAAAATGCTCCAGCCAGATGACGAGTGGTTTATTTTCATGGATGTGTTCCGCCGGTGCGCGGAGATGCTCGTTGTGGACTCGAATATGCCCGATGCAAGTGAACGGCGAGTCGCTCTTTATGCAGCCGCGGTCGATCGATCGAAGACCTTGGGTCAAACCGGCAGACCGGTGCGCATGCTTCTCGAAAAGCTCAAGCCAATCGCCTACCCGGATTCCGCGGTCACAGTGCCCTAA
- the ahcY gene encoding adenosylhomocysteinase: MTSIATKPKTLTKASTKHKLATLDYKVKDINLHEFGRNEIRLAETEMPGLMAIREEYKGKKPLKGAKIMGSLHMTIQTAVLIETLVELGADVRWVSCNIFSTQDHAAAAVVVGKDGTPDNPKGVPVFAWKGETLEEYWWCTDQALMWPDGTGPNLILDDGGDATLLVHRGAEWEKAGKVPKFNESKDPEEWGYILALCEQQQKKNPGRWTKVIKDIRGVSEETTTGVHRLYQMMEQGKLAFPAINVNDSVTKSKFDNLYGCRHSLTDGILRASDVMLSGKICVVLGYGDVGKGCAQSLRGQGARVIITEIDPICALQAAMEGYEVTTLEDVVERADVFITATGNKDIITVDHMARMKDKAIVGNIGHFDNEIDMAGLKKYKGIKTINIKPQYDEWVFPASKGKPAHSVMILAEGRLLNLGCATGHPSFVMSCSFSNQVMAQIELHNNAGKYEKKVYTLPKHLDERVARFHLDKLGVKLTKLSKDQADYLGVPAEGPYKPNHYRY, encoded by the coding sequence ATGACGAGCATCGCGACCAAACCCAAGACACTGACGAAAGCCAGCACCAAGCACAAGCTGGCGACCCTTGATTACAAGGTGAAGGACATCAACCTGCACGAGTTCGGCCGGAACGAGATCCGGCTGGCCGAAACCGAGATGCCCGGGCTGATGGCGATCCGCGAGGAATACAAGGGCAAGAAGCCGCTCAAGGGCGCGAAGATCATGGGATCGTTGCACATGACGATCCAGACCGCGGTCCTGATCGAAACGCTCGTCGAACTCGGCGCCGACGTGCGCTGGGTTTCGTGCAACATCTTCAGCACGCAGGATCACGCCGCCGCGGCAGTCGTCGTTGGCAAGGACGGAACGCCGGACAACCCGAAGGGTGTGCCGGTGTTTGCGTGGAAGGGCGAAACCCTCGAGGAATACTGGTGGTGCACCGACCAGGCGCTCATGTGGCCCGACGGCACCGGCCCGAATCTGATTCTCGACGACGGCGGCGACGCGACGCTGCTTGTCCACCGCGGTGCGGAGTGGGAAAAAGCGGGCAAGGTTCCGAAGTTCAACGAGAGCAAGGACCCCGAAGAGTGGGGCTACATCCTCGCGCTCTGCGAGCAGCAGCAGAAGAAGAACCCGGGTCGCTGGACCAAAGTGATCAAGGACATCCGGGGCGTTTCCGAAGAGACGACCACCGGCGTTCACCGCCTCTACCAGATGATGGAGCAGGGCAAGCTCGCGTTCCCCGCGATCAACGTGAACGACAGCGTGACCAAGAGCAAGTTCGACAATCTTTACGGTTGTCGCCACTCGCTCACCGACGGCATCCTCCGCGCGTCCGACGTGATGCTCAGCGGCAAGATCTGTGTTGTGCTCGGCTACGGCGACGTGGGCAAGGGCTGCGCGCAGTCGCTGCGCGGGCAGGGCGCACGCGTCATCATCACCGAAATCGACCCGATCTGTGCGCTGCAGGCGGCGATGGAGGGGTATGAAGTGACGACGCTCGAAGATGTCGTCGAGCGCGCCGACGTCTTCATCACAGCCACCGGCAACAAGGACATCATCACCGTCGATCACATGGCGCGGATGAAGGACAAGGCGATCGTCGGCAATATCGGTCACTTCGACAACGAGATCGACATGGCCGGCCTGAAGAAGTACAAGGGAATCAAGACGATCAACATCAAGCCGCAGTACGACGAGTGGGTCTTCCCTGCCTCGAAGGGCAAGCCTGCGCACAGCGTGATGATCCTTGCCGAAGGCCGGCTCCTCAATCTCGGCTGCGCCACCGGCCACCCGAGCTTTGTGATGAGCTGCTCGTTCAGCAACCAGGTGATGGCGCAGATCGAGCTGCACAACAACGCGGGCAAGTACGAGAAGAAGGTGTACACGCTCCCGAAGCACCTCGACGAGCGCGTCGCTCGTTTCCACCTCGACAAGCTCGGGGTGAAACTGACCAAGCTCTCGAAGGATCAGGCGGACTACCTCGGTGTTCCCGCGGAAGGCCCCTACAAGCCCAATCACTATCGCTATTGA
- a CDS encoding multidrug efflux RND transporter permease subunit: MSKFFINRPIVAMVISIIMVIIGLVSMLRLPIAQFPKIAPPEIYISTTYPGADALTIEQSVATPIEQQMSGVDNMTYMYSLNMNSGNMKLYVDFDVATDPNQDQILAQMRVTQANSQLPQAVINQGVTVIKSVTSPLVLFALTSPNNTYGQTFLANYAYININDQLLRVPGIGQVQVFGAGQYAMRLWVKPDQLAKLDITVPEIVNAIQQQNTVNPSGQIGADPIPPGQEFTYAVRSQGRLETEEDFAKIVIRAETDGSFVRVGDVARIELGAQNYTQKARLDGGNAALVAIYQLPGSNAVAAAQNARKLMDDLAKRFPPDMQYVVALDTTLAVTEGIVEIEHTLWEAIILVILVVFIFLQGWRATLIPLMAVPVSLIGTFAVFPLLGFSINTLSLFGLVLAIGLVVDDAIVVVEAVEHHIEQGKTPKEAALKAMSEVSGPVVAIAVILSAVFLPTVFIPGITGRLYQQFAVTIAISVIISAFNALTLSPALAAMLLRPKKEGRGPLALFFRGFNRAFGATTNGYVSVCHLLIRRWILAILLLGLMTFSAGWFGKQLAPSFLPDEDQGYLFAAIQLPDAASLQRTDAVLSKAEEEVLKVPGVAHVTTVAGFSLFSNVNNTYSGFFFITLKPWSERKDEAQSYDAIKRNLTRILSSFPAAIGFAFPPPAIPGVGTSGGVTFILEDRAGGTVDFLAENTEKFMAEARKRPELASVISTALLKVPQIYADVDRDKVLKQGVDLSEVFQTMQAFMGGAFINYFNRFGRQWQVYVQAEGDYRTNIENLGQFYVRNSVGQPVPLNAVTSTRPSVGPEFTMRYNLYRCSQINASAAPGYSSAQAMKALEEVFAETMPPEMGFDYMGMSYQEQQAQKGVGAGVIFALSLLFVFLILAGLYESWSLPFSVLLSTPIAVAGAFAGLYIREMENNIYAQIGLVMLIGLAAKNAILIVEFAKLNYEEGKPLVEATLDGAKLRLRPILMTSFAFVLGCVPLAIASGAGAISRQVMGTAVIGGMLFSTLIAIFIIPAGFYMVERIRGDKPKEPLPPVESAGSSTGAKAHE; the protein is encoded by the coding sequence ATGTCCAAGTTCTTCATCAACCGGCCGATCGTCGCGATGGTCATCTCGATCATCATGGTCATCATCGGCCTGGTGAGCATGCTGCGGTTGCCGATCGCGCAGTTCCCGAAGATCGCGCCGCCGGAAATTTACATCAGCACGACGTACCCTGGCGCCGATGCGCTCACGATCGAACAGTCTGTCGCGACTCCGATCGAACAGCAGATGAGCGGCGTGGACAACATGACGTACATGTACTCGCTGAACATGAACAGCGGGAACATGAAGCTGTACGTGGACTTCGACGTCGCGACCGATCCGAACCAGGATCAGATCCTGGCGCAGATGCGGGTGACGCAGGCGAACAGCCAGTTGCCGCAGGCGGTCATAAACCAGGGCGTGACGGTGATCAAATCGGTGACGAGCCCGCTGGTTCTGTTCGCGCTCACTTCGCCGAATAACACGTACGGCCAGACTTTCCTCGCCAATTACGCGTACATCAACATCAACGATCAGTTGCTGCGCGTCCCGGGCATCGGGCAGGTGCAGGTATTCGGCGCGGGCCAGTACGCGATGCGGCTGTGGGTGAAGCCGGACCAGCTTGCCAAACTGGACATCACGGTCCCGGAGATCGTCAACGCGATCCAACAGCAGAACACAGTGAACCCGTCGGGTCAGATCGGGGCGGACCCGATCCCGCCGGGCCAGGAATTCACGTACGCGGTGCGCTCGCAGGGACGCCTTGAAACCGAGGAAGATTTCGCCAAGATCGTGATCCGGGCCGAGACCGACGGTTCGTTCGTGCGGGTCGGGGATGTCGCCCGGATCGAACTGGGCGCGCAGAACTACACGCAAAAAGCGCGGCTCGACGGCGGCAACGCGGCGCTCGTGGCGATTTACCAGTTGCCGGGCTCGAACGCGGTCGCGGCGGCACAGAACGCCCGCAAGCTGATGGACGACCTTGCAAAGCGATTCCCGCCAGACATGCAGTATGTCGTGGCGCTCGACACGACGCTCGCGGTGACCGAGGGCATCGTCGAGATCGAGCACACGCTCTGGGAAGCGATCATCCTGGTCATCCTCGTGGTGTTCATCTTCCTTCAGGGCTGGCGCGCGACGCTGATCCCGCTCATGGCGGTGCCGGTTTCGCTGATCGGCACATTTGCGGTGTTCCCGCTTCTCGGTTTTTCGATCAACACGCTGAGCCTGTTCGGGCTCGTGCTGGCGATCGGGCTCGTCGTCGATGACGCCATCGTCGTCGTCGAAGCCGTGGAGCACCACATCGAGCAAGGCAAGACGCCGAAGGAAGCGGCGCTCAAGGCGATGTCGGAGGTGTCGGGGCCCGTGGTCGCGATCGCGGTCATTCTCTCGGCGGTGTTCCTCCCCACGGTCTTCATCCCGGGTATCACCGGCCGGCTGTATCAGCAGTTCGCCGTGACGATCGCGATCTCGGTCATCATTTCGGCGTTCAACGCGCTGACGCTGAGCCCTGCGCTCGCGGCGATGCTGCTGCGCCCGAAGAAGGAAGGGCGCGGACCACTCGCGCTGTTCTTCCGCGGATTCAACCGGGCCTTCGGGGCGACAACGAACGGATACGTCTCGGTCTGCCACTTGCTGATCAGGCGGTGGATCCTGGCGATCCTGCTTCTGGGCCTGATGACTTTCTCCGCGGGCTGGTTCGGCAAGCAGCTCGCGCCGTCGTTCCTGCCGGACGAAGACCAGGGCTATCTCTTCGCGGCGATTCAGTTGCCCGATGCCGCGAGTCTGCAACGAACCGATGCGGTGCTCAGCAAGGCGGAAGAAGAAGTGCTGAAAGTGCCGGGCGTCGCGCATGTGACGACCGTTGCGGGCTTCTCGCTCTTCAGCAATGTGAACAACACGTATAGCGGGTTTTTCTTCATCACACTCAAGCCCTGGTCGGAGCGGAAGGATGAGGCGCAGAGTTACGACGCCATCAAGCGGAACCTCACGCGCATTTTGTCTTCGTTTCCCGCGGCCATCGGATTCGCGTTCCCGCCGCCGGCGATCCCGGGCGTGGGCACCTCCGGCGGGGTGACGTTCATTCTCGAGGATCGGGCGGGCGGAACGGTCGATTTCCTCGCGGAAAACACCGAGAAGTTCATGGCGGAGGCGCGGAAGCGGCCCGAACTGGCGAGCGTCATCTCGACGGCGCTGCTCAAGGTGCCGCAGATCTACGCGGACGTGGACCGCGACAAGGTGCTCAAGCAGGGAGTGGATCTGTCGGAAGTCTTCCAGACGATGCAGGCCTTCATGGGCGGCGCGTTCATCAATTACTTCAACCGATTCGGTCGTCAATGGCAGGTGTATGTGCAGGCGGAGGGCGACTATCGAACGAATATCGAGAACCTCGGGCAGTTCTACGTACGGAACAGCGTGGGGCAGCCGGTGCCTTTGAACGCGGTGACCTCGACGCGGCCTTCGGTCGGACCCGAATTCACGATGCGGTACAACCTGTATCGGTGCTCGCAGATCAACGCGTCGGCGGCGCCGGGTTACAGCAGCGCGCAAGCGATGAAGGCGCTCGAGGAAGTCTTTGCCGAGACGATGCCGCCCGAGATGGGGTTTGACTACATGGGCATGTCGTACCAGGAGCAGCAGGCGCAGAAGGGCGTCGGCGCGGGTGTGATCTTCGCGCTGTCGCTGTTGTTTGTCTTCCTGATTCTCGCCGGACTTTACGAAAGCTGGTCGCTTCCGTTCTCGGTGCTTCTGAGCACGCCGATCGCGGTGGCGGGCGCGTTCGCCGGTCTGTACATCCGCGAGATGGAGAACAACATCTACGCCCAGATCGGCCTGGTCATGCTCATCGGTCTCGCGGCGAAGAACGCTATTCTCATCGTCGAGTTCGCCAAGCTCAACTATGAAGAGGGGAAACCGCTTGTCGAAGCCACGCTCGACGGCGCGAAGCTGCGCCTGCGCCCGATTCTCATGACCTCGTTCGCGTTCGTGCTCGGCTGCGTACCGCTGGCGATCGCGTCGGGCGCCGGCGCGATCTCGCGTCAGGTGATGGGCACGGCCGTGATCGGGGGCATGCTGTTCTCCACGCTCATTGCGATCTTCATCATCCCCGCCGGTTTCTACATGGTGGAACGGATCCGGGGCGACAAACCGAAGGAGCCTCTCCCGCCGGTTGAAAGCGCCGGTTCGTCCACGGGGGCGAAAGCCCATGAATAA